From the Cucumis sativus cultivar 9930 chromosome 5, Cucumber_9930_V3, whole genome shotgun sequence genome, the window CAAAGAGAATATGGGTTTGATATATCGTCGCAAGATGGTGGCTTCcttgtatataaatattaacttaGTTCATTGGAGAAAAGATCAACATTATTGAAAGAGACAAGAATATATGTTTGTGAAACAGAACAATATTACTCGAGATGGGGTTTGAATACCGTTAGCACGTCCTTGTATACAGGTTTCTTGAAATCTACAGCCTGCATGATAGAGGGTAAATATAAGTTGTATAACCATATTCGTTTTTCTGATTGGCAATGAGTTAAACAGTTAAAATGATGGTTTGTCAATTTGATAAGGTATTAATAACTTGTATGGTTCGATCCCACCTTACAAttgttgaattaaataaagaagggTAATGGTGGTCTACTCACACTTTCTACTACATCTTCAGGTGACATCCATGACCATTCGCCAAACTCGGGTTTTTCGGTCCCATCACCTAGAAGATTGATCTCTTCATCACTTCCGGTCAGCTTCAGCAGAAACCTAAATTTTTACAAACATTTGAACGTGATATAAGAGCAGCAGatagaatagaaaaataacattaaattttagttgataAGGGAATGAAATACTGCCTTGGCAGGaggacaaaagaaaaaaaaacgaaagaaaaaaatttacttaCAAAAGTTTTAACAGAGAAACCAAGGAAGACTCGTACACACTAACACTATCATCCATACAAACTCGGGTagattttgttctttaaataCACATATCGTTAGGAAATGAATGTCTAAGTGGTCTTTGCCCATGTATGATTTCTAAGACCCCACACAAAAATTCATAGCTTTGCTCCCCGATCTGAGTCACTTTGGTATAGTGCACCGGCTTTCCAGCCTCCAGTTAATAAGGAAACAGAATTTTAGCACAAAGGTTTTTACcttctctaaaaaaagaatcagCATTGAGGTATAAATAACTATGTGAACCAGTATATGTCAAGTGAGATTTAGCTCTaaagaatatgaaagaaaTTAGAACTGCTTGCAAAGAAAATAGAACTCACCACTTCTGCGCTTGACCCTTCCAGTCAGAACCCCACTGCTGCCTAAGTTTTTCCCGAACATGTGGTGGGAAATCATAAGTCACCCAATAAGGTACCTACTTTAAGAAACCAATATTCAAGATATTTCATTGATGTGTCCAAATAAGGTAAACACAGGCTTTTACTCAGGAGAAACTCCCAAATGAAAGAAGCAAAATATAAGACGAATTCACAATTTCAGTAACATACCCAATCATACTGCAGAGGGTCATAAAAGAAACATGCGATATTGGTAGAAGAATTTTAAATACCAAGTCAATGGGCTGGGGAGATCACTGGTAAAGTTCAGAATATTCTTCCTCCATATCCAGAGgctaaagaaaattatgacCACATGGGTTATGACGGGTTGTCACAGAAATTAGAGTCATGCTTCAAACTCATCTCTCTTTAAAAATAGATGATTAGAAATTTGATGGTAAAGTTGAGAACAAGAAAAGCATCAAATACACCCTAAACTAACTCAAAGACCTCGGTCGATACAGTGGTGATCAGTTGTGAACTTTCTTTTGCACCATCATATTAACTGCAATAGAAACTGGATGCTGTCGAGATCTAATTCATTTGAACAGCAAAATCTAGTCATCTATACTCCTAAAATAgactttcttcatttttaacGAGTGCGAAAAGCACTTGATTCATGAACACTTAAGAGAAGAATATACATAATCAAGCAAAGACAACCGAATACATCAATGAAATAGTACTTCAGCAATAATGTCTGCGGATTTGACTCCTGTTTCTTCTCTAAGTTCTCTAATGGCTGCACTTCTTGGATCTTCACCCTCGTCCACGCCGCCCTATGAACACAACACGACAAAAATAACTCG encodes:
- the LOC101206740 gene encoding nudix hydrolase 26, chloroplastic codes for the protein MALNRCVVLSHSLFHYRRPPPPPFFSSALRSTSSSMEAPPEGYRKNVGICLINPSKKIFAASRLDIPDAWQMPQGGVDEGEDPRSAAIRELREETGVKSADIIAEVPYWVTYDFPPHVREKLRQQWGSDWKGQAQKWFLLKLTGSDEEINLLGDGTEKPEFGEWSWMSPEDVVESAVDFKKPVYKDVLTVFKPHLE